From Hydra vulgaris chromosome 15, alternate assembly HydraT2T_AEP, one genomic window encodes:
- the LOC100202591 gene encoding DNA replication licensing factor mcm4-A isoform X2 has protein sequence MAPTTPRQTKKRPKTTTPQSEVSERSAHQSSDLHSLSDDVSLQPPSQRRRIDKDAPSSPLPEVPASPNTSQQDHGVLDTSMNSRTGILNTSEIDPQSSPLNYGTPSSRMGSVRSTSRGTPARLRSDVRSNKTYRQVNVGAAEQSDANDPLSSDIQSEPKLVIWGTDVVVTDTKERFRQFVLTYIDDDFDVNNEYEQDKPLYIQKLEEISITENAFLNIDCKHLKKYHSDLYRQLISYPQEVIPTFDVAINELFEEKFPDTALNHQIQVRTFNVDKTMNMRSLNPEDIDQMITISGMIIRTSSIIPEMSEAFFKCNVCHMTQTVEIDRGTIVEPTSCSNCNTQQGMALIHNRSRFTDKQMVKMQESPDDMPAGQTPHTVIMYAYSDLVDTVQAGDRVTVTGIYRATPLRVNPRMRNVKAVYKTYIDVIHFRKSDKRKLYERDSDSQVTFTQERIEYLNKLSKMPDIYERLAKALAPSIYENIDIKKGILLQLFGGTAKDFTHAGRGKFRSEINILLCGDPGTSKSQLLQYVHNLVPRGQYTSGKGSSAVGLTAYVTRDPETNQLVLQTGALVLSDNGICCIDEFDKMSESTRSVLHEVMEQQTLSIAKAGIICQLNARTSILAAANPQKSQWDPNLTTVENIQLPHTLLSRFDLIFLMLDPQDEHFDRRLASHLVSLYHMSDVEADAESVDMSTLKDYISYAKNNIVPKLSEEAGQLLISSYVDMRKAGGSRGAVSAYPRQLEALIRMAEAHAKMRFSKFVQVVDVEEAKRLHREALKQSAMDPKTGMIDINILTTGLSITDRKRRIDASKALLELLKAKGRVPTINYYKLFEEFREQSEAKISRSLFDDALRILKDDDLILMPDDRKTIRLI, from the exons AATCAGAAGTCTCTGAAAGATCAGCTCATCAATCTTCAGACTTGCATTCTTTATCAGATGATGTTTCTTTACAGCCACCATCACAGCGCAGGCGTATAGATAAAGATGCACCAAGCTCGCCTCTTCCTGAAGTTCCAGCCTCTCCTAATACTTCCCAACAAGACCATGGAGTGCTTGATACTTCAATGAACAGTCGTACAGGCATACTGAATACAAGTGAAATTGATCCTCAAAGTTCACCATTAAACTATGGAACTCCTTCTTCACGAATGGGAAGTGTGAGGAGTACATC tagAGGAACACCTGCTCGTTTACGTAGTGATGTAAGAAGCAACAAAACTTATAGACAAGTTAATGTAGGAGCTGCTGAACag TCTGATGCAAATGATCCTTTATCAAGTGATATTCAAAGTGAGCCGAAACTTGTCATTTGGGGTACAGACGTTGTTGTAACTGACACAAAAGAAAGGTTTCGTCAGTTTGTTTTAACATACATCGATGATGACTTTGATGTAAATAATGAATATGAACAAGACAAACCATTGTATATTCAAAAGCTtgaagag attagCATCActgaaaatgcttttttaaatattgattgcAAACACTTAAAGAAGTACCACAGTGATTTGTACAGACAGTTGATAAGTTATCCACAAGAAGTTATACCAACATTTGATGTTGCAATTAATGAATTATTTGAAGAAAAGTTTCCAGATACTGCTCTTAATCATCAGATACAA gtTCGTACTTTCAATGTTGATAAAACAATGAATATGCGCTCATTAAACCCAGaag atattgaCCAAATGATAACTATAAGTGGGATGATAATAAGAACTTCCAGTATTATCCCAGAGATGAGCGAAG cattttttaaGTGTAATGTATGTCACATGACTCAAACTGTGGAAATTGACAGGGGAACTATTGTTGAACCAACTTCTTGTTCAAACTGTAATACTCAACAAGGAATGGCACTGATACACAATCGCTCTCGATTTACTGACAAACAAATGGTCAAAATGCAAGAATCTCCTGATGATATGCCTGCTGGACAGACACCACATACTGTTATTATGTATGCATACAGTGATCTTGTAGATACTGTTCAGGCTGGTGACAG agtaACAGTAACAGGAATATATCGCGCTACTCCACTTCGTGTGAATCCACGCATGAGAAATGTTAAAGCTGTGTACAAGACATATATTGATGTTATTCATTTTCGAAAGTCTGATAAACGAAAATTGTATGAAAGAGACTCAGACAG TCAAGTAACATTTACCCAAGAAagaattgaatatttaaataaactttcaaagaTGCCAGATATTTATGAAAGACTTGCCAAGGCATTAG CCCCAAGcatctatgaaaatattgataTCAAAAAAGGCATTTTATTGCAGCTTTTTGGTGGTACAGCTAAAGATTTTACGCATGCTGGTCGTGGAAAGTTTag ATCAGAAATAAACATTCTTTTATGTGGTGACCCAGGGACAAGTAAATCACAACTATTACAa TATGTTCACAACCTTGTCCCTCGTGGTCAATATACTTCTGGAAAAGGTTCGTCAGCAGTTGGTTTGACAGCATATGTAACTCGAGATCCAGAAACAAACCAACTAGTTTTGCAAAC aggAGCACTTGTGTTAAGTGATAATGGCATTTGTTGCATTGATGAGTTTGATAAAATGTCCGAAAGTACAAGGTCTGTTCTTCATGAAGTTATG gagCAACAAACACTTTCTATTGCAAAAGCTGGAATCATTTGTCAATTAAATGCTCGTACTTCTATCTTGGCAGCAGCGAATCCACAAAAATCGCAATGGGATCCTAACCTTACTACAGTAGAAAATATTCAATTACCACATACGTTGTTATCGAG atttgacttgatatttttaatgctGGATCCTCAAGATGAGCATTTTGATAGAAGATTAGCATCACATTTAGTTTCACTTTATCATATGTCCGATGTAGAAGCAGATGCTGAATCAGTg GATATGAGTACTCTAAAGGACTATATATCATATGCCAAAAATAATATAGTACCAAAACTCAGTGAAGAAGCTGGACAACTCTTGATAAGTTCTTATGTtg atatgcGAAAAGCAGGGGGAAGTCGAGGAGCAGTATCTGCATATCCTCGTCAATTAGAAGCTTTGATCCGAATGGCTGAAGCACATGCAAAAAtgag gttctCAAAATTTGTCCAAGTAGTAGACGTTGAGGAAGCAAAAag ATTACATCGTGAAGCTTTGAAACAATCTGCAATGGATCCAAAGACTGGTATGATTGATATCAATATTCTCACCACAGGGTTAAGCATTACAGATCGAAAAAGAAGAATTGATGCATCTAAAGCCTTACTAGAATTGTTAAAAGCTAAAGGTCGAGTTCCAACAATAAACTATTACAAGCTTTTTGAGGAGTTTAGAGAACAATCTGAAGCA